Proteins from a genomic interval of Yarrowia lipolytica chromosome 1E, complete sequence:
- a CDS encoding uncharacterized protein (Compare to YALI0E12661g, some similarities with uniprot|Q8PKQ8 Xanthomonas axonopodis Ribonuclease E), translating to MGRKFKHAPQARADRPADSPAANTSFGSDAGKAIPGHSEVRVDPVSGDKRRRRPQWMTRLRNNPANVVEQDTSDSDGSFSHSKHIDDDTRDDDDDEIEIMTPRNVSSEIPRSSVFRRVSTEVVPAPSSPDDYQRKVSGDKPRKVTFDSSPTSTKKTVVAAKSILKKPEPEPYAVMLPLTPTRVLNQEQPVASISTTAETHPSQSSRGSSRPHRLHLPRRPSRSSTLDSVMGNAPVAEATRADKPLQVTVDSSSSESSPEAPTSSLAKEIARELVKEVKLLQPAPLLPSRPQGSPPVLSLDTPAESSPSQSHAHRTGRLSVRRRQQAWRQRRVVRKAIRTDAYVDKIVDEIDGQESKPEGPTSEPVSESTSSPRVDGKAPSFYWDPSGAFEFYTSAQWWEHLRDRANSANDGSRSFRKQLFLNVDGAAMWLHATVTGCVSRVRSRCESVMALVSRIQARFGWYSDGGAVPA from the coding sequence ATGGGCCGAAAGTTCAAACACGCCCCCCAAGCCCGTGCCGATCGACCTGCTGattctccagcagcaaatACTTCTTTTGGAAGTGACGCTGGCAAGGCTATCCCTGGACATTCTGAGGTTCGAGTGGACCCTGTGTCTGGAGATAAACGCCGTCGGCGGCCACAGTGGATGACGCGTCTGCGCAACAACCCAGCCAATGTCGTGGAACAAGATACCAGCGATAGCGATGGCAGTTTCAGCCACTCCAAGCATATTGACGACGATACCCgcgatgacgacgacgacgaaatTGAGATAATGACGCCTCGCAACGTCAGCAGCGAGATACCCCGTTCCTCTGTCTTCCGACGAGTCAGCACTGAGGTTGTGCCTGCACCCTCTTCTCCCGACGACTACCAGCGCAAGGTCAGTGGTGACAAGCCCAGAAAGGTCACCTTTGACAGTTCGCCCACTAGTACCAAAAAGACGGTCGTGGCTGCCAAGAGCATTCTCAAAAAGCCCGAGCCGGAGCCCTATGCTGTCATGTTGCCCCTGACACCCACACGGGTGCTCAATCAGGAACAGCCAGTGGCCTCCATTTCTACTACGGCAGAAACCCATCCTAGTCAGTCGAGCAGAGGTTCTAGCCGGCCTCACCGCCTGCATTTGCCTCGAAGACCCAGCCGgtccagcaccttggaTTCGGTGATGGGCAACGCCCCGGTCGCAGAAGCGACCCGGGCTGACAAACCACTTCAGGTGACAGTTGACTCGTCCTCTTCGGAGTCATCGCCAGAGGCCCCCACCAGCTccctggccaaggagattgcgagggagctggtcaaggaAGTCAAGCTGCTCCAGCCTGCGCCTCTGCTGCCTTCACGCCCTCAGGGCTCGCCGCCTGTGTTGTCACTCGACACGCCGGCTGAATCAAGCCCCAGTCAGAGCCATGCTCATCGAACCGGCCGTCTTAGTGTCCGCCGTCGCCAGCAGGCCTGGAGACAGCGTCGGGTAGTTCGAAAGGCCATTCGGACCGACGCCTACGtggacaagattgtcgacGAGATTGATGGGCAGGAAAGCAAGCCCGAGGGTCCGACTTCCGAGCCGGTCTCGGAGTCGACTTCATCCCCTCGGGTTGACGGGAAAGCGCCGTCTTTCTACTGGGACCCCTCTGGGGCCTTTGAATTCTACACTTCCGCGCAGTGGTGGGAACATCTGCGGGATCGAGCCAACTCGGCCAACGACGGGTCTCGGTCTTTTCGAAAGCAGCTATTTCTGAATGTGGATGGTGCTGCTATGTGGCTACATGCGACCGTGACTGGGTGTGTATCTCGAGTTCGGTCTCGATGCGAGTCTGTGATGGCGCTAGTTTCCCGAATTCAGGCTCGATTCGGGTGGTATTCGGATGGCGGAGCAGTTCCAGCGTAG